A single window of Chitinophaga sp. XS-30 DNA harbors:
- a CDS encoding GNAT family N-acetyltransferase: MTLPVSVSRLGKNDLHRFMELIRLFEVVFEMKGFQMPGAAHLQRLLGREDLFVFIALFEGKVVGGLTAYTLEQYYAERPLAYLFDLAVDTQYQRQGIGGKLIAALNAYCAQQGFEEVFVQADVVDDYAIDFYRSTRPTAEEAVIHFYYTLNQQALPLGP, encoded by the coding sequence ATGACCTTACCCGTTTCCGTTTCCCGGCTTGGTAAAAACGACCTGCACAGATTCATGGAACTGATCCGGTTGTTTGAAGTGGTTTTCGAGATGAAGGGCTTTCAAATGCCCGGTGCAGCTCATTTGCAGCGGCTATTAGGCCGGGAAGATCTTTTCGTTTTCATCGCACTTTTTGAAGGCAAAGTGGTGGGAGGCCTTACCGCCTATACCCTGGAACAATATTATGCGGAAAGGCCGCTGGCATACCTGTTCGATCTTGCGGTAGATACGCAGTACCAGCGGCAGGGCATAGGCGGGAAGCTGATCGCCGCATTGAATGCATATTGCGCGCAGCAAGGTTTTGAAGAAGTATTCGTGCAGGCCGATGTGGTGGATGACTATGCCATTGACTTTTACCGGTCCACCCGGCCAACCGCAGAGGAAGCGGTCATTCACTTTTACTATACCCTGAATCAACAGGCGTTGCCGTTGGGGCCGTAG
- a CDS encoding RagB/SusD family nutrient uptake outer membrane protein: protein MKHLLYLAIPLCLLSACDVDRISETNLSDGSFWKSERDLKAATNYLYTFLPSLLVTSDNWSDDGFGTAPHTTSDGTRLAPATSGDYSTPYRIIRAASNIMEKSSLAENAGVPAQIVDIYVAEARFFRAWAYFQLVQKFGDVPLILGLLKEDSPELTAPRTPKEQVYEAIYADLDDAIAKLPTPTARGTAGYGRITNTAALAFKARVALFEGTRSKFHQYGDPNKHLSLAVAAAKEVMESGEHQLFDNYFGLFQYEGEGRQNRENMLVRQYGRNIADNISGYNCGTLINGATNATKALVDAYLMKDGLPIEISPLYTPPATFAETFIDRDERLNATIMKPGDPYFYSVPFVAPALVYHTTAYCPRKFVDAHTVGTGVTFIDYPIIRYAEVLLAYAEALYELNGSISDADLNASINLLRDRANLPDLTNAFVQDNGLDMRNELRRERRVELAMEGFRYWDLIRWKTAETELPKAILGSYFFADEPGFSTASPKLTPDNYILLQAAANRMFDPEKDYLWPLPVNELALNPQLKQNPYWE from the coding sequence ATGAAGCATCTATTATACCTTGCCATCCCGCTGTGTCTGTTAAGCGCCTGTGATGTTGACAGAATCTCGGAAACCAATCTCAGCGACGGGTCCTTCTGGAAGAGCGAGCGTGATCTGAAGGCTGCCACCAATTACCTGTACACTTTTCTGCCCAGCCTGCTGGTAACTTCTGATAACTGGTCAGACGACGGGTTTGGTACTGCGCCACATACCACAAGCGACGGCACCAGGCTTGCGCCTGCAACATCCGGTGACTACAGCACGCCTTACAGGATCATACGGGCGGCATCCAACATTATGGAGAAGTCGTCATTAGCGGAAAATGCAGGGGTGCCCGCGCAGATTGTGGATATATATGTAGCGGAAGCCCGTTTCTTTCGTGCATGGGCTTATTTTCAGCTGGTGCAGAAATTTGGCGACGTTCCGCTTATTTTAGGATTGTTAAAAGAAGATTCACCAGAGTTGACTGCGCCCCGGACGCCCAAAGAACAGGTGTACGAAGCGATTTATGCGGACCTGGATGATGCCATTGCAAAGCTTCCCACGCCTACCGCAAGAGGTACGGCCGGATATGGACGTATCACCAATACGGCGGCGCTGGCGTTTAAAGCAAGGGTTGCTTTATTTGAGGGCACCCGTTCAAAGTTTCATCAGTACGGAGATCCGAACAAACATCTCTCACTGGCAGTAGCGGCTGCAAAAGAAGTGATGGAGAGCGGAGAACATCAGCTGTTTGATAATTATTTCGGACTTTTTCAGTATGAAGGCGAGGGCCGGCAGAATAGAGAGAACATGCTGGTGCGGCAATACGGCAGAAATATTGCTGATAATATTTCCGGCTATAATTGCGGAACGCTGATAAACGGCGCCACAAACGCCACCAAGGCGCTGGTAGACGCTTACCTGATGAAAGACGGACTGCCCATCGAAATATCACCCCTGTATACCCCGCCCGCCACTTTTGCCGAAACATTTATTGACCGGGATGAGCGTTTGAATGCAACGATCATGAAACCCGGAGATCCGTATTTCTACAGCGTACCTTTTGTGGCGCCCGCCCTGGTGTATCACACCACGGCATATTGTCCGCGGAAATTTGTGGATGCCCATACAGTAGGAACCGGGGTCACATTTATAGATTACCCGATCATCCGGTATGCAGAAGTGCTTCTGGCATATGCCGAGGCGCTTTATGAACTGAACGGATCTATTTCCGATGCGGACCTTAATGCAAGTATCAATCTTTTACGTGATCGCGCCAATTTGCCCGATCTCACCAATGCTTTTGTGCAGGATAATGGCCTGGACATGCGCAACGAGCTTCGCCGGGAACGAAGGGTAGAGCTGGCGATGGAGGGTTTCCGGTATTGGGATCTGATTCGCTGGAAGACAGCGGAAACAGAACTCCCCAAAGCTATTCTGGGTAGCTATTTCTTTGCGGACGAACCGGGTTTTTCAACTGCAAGCCCGAAGCTCACGCCCGACAATTATATTTTATTGCAAGCCGCTGCCAACAGGATGTTTGACCCGGAAAAGGATTATTTATGGCCTTTGCCGGTGAACGAGCTGGCGCTGAATCCGCAGTTGAAGCAGAATCCGTATTGGGAGTAG
- a CDS encoding helix-turn-helix domain-containing protein, translating into MHTAESCKKSRLAIRDTLDVVGGKWKLVLLTILTTGKRRFRELSREAEISPRILSKELQEMELNGLVHRRVCETKPVTVEYSLTPYSETLKEVLEALNKWGMQHRERMMSTTAPTATPVDSGYSKSE; encoded by the coding sequence ATGCATACAGCAGAATCCTGTAAAAAATCGCGACTGGCCATCAGGGACACGTTAGACGTTGTAGGCGGCAAATGGAAGCTGGTACTGCTTACCATCCTGACCACGGGCAAACGGCGGTTCAGGGAACTATCCAGGGAAGCGGAGATATCTCCCCGCATCCTGTCCAAAGAATTGCAGGAAATGGAACTGAACGGACTGGTGCACCGAAGGGTCTGCGAAACCAAGCCGGTTACGGTGGAATATTCCCTTACACCCTACAGCGAAACATTGAAAGAGGTGCTGGAGGCTTTAAACAAATGGGGCATGCAGCACCGGGAGCGAATGATGAGCACTACGGCCCCAACGGCAACGCCTGTTGATTCAGGGTATAGTAAAAGTGAATGA
- a CDS encoding TonB-dependent receptor: protein MKLLVILLTTAFMQVSASSSAQRITMNKVNAPLSEIIDEIRTQSGYDFLYNNKVLKATHPVTIDVRNASIETVLAICFGHQPVTYTISDNFIVIKRGRADKTIIPADIKGKVTDEKGAPLPGASIKVKGTNQATNTDANGEFILKNIAPGAVLAVSFVGFVTQEVAVDGRSAIHIVLVENTEALNEVIVVGYGTQQKINLTGAVSTVDSKSIENRPVSNLATALQGTSPGLIVTRTSGQPGNENIGIQLRGATSANGNVNPLLIVDGVSAPISTLQSLNPNDVDNVTFLKDAAAAAIYGAQAAGGVILVTTKKGVAGKTKIEYSNLFGADKMLNVPRRMTLLEEARFSNLSAENAGLAPPYPAADIQRIIDGVEYYVDPVDTNKYVYLNQKDFVSQTIRDVTTMQTHNIAVSGGTDKLNFLVSLGTYSKDGAFKVGPDMHNRYNGRVNLGARLSKHVSIESRISYTRKRTEMPSRDVSALLYQALRLRQKWPIFTPEGRLSGEGSFSANQSYAYLKEGGYNNRNDNNFDGVFTLKIADVVKGLQLRGIYGGTYNRSDRDHFSRTVELWQRYFPVAYINQTNMFEVTRGVYNTNNLQLLADYSLRLGGKHNFHVLAGYQFEDSRSSSVYTSAQNLASNDLPTLGLGEDATKTNSQTINTYAYKSYFGRLNYNYQNRYLFEATIRTDESSRLAPGLRVKTFPSVSAGWNIHKENWFPAGSFVSSLRLRASWGQLGSALGNIIGNYDFMNMLSRNNNLVLGAAEDRTMYFYQSVVPSSSLTWETVETTNGGFDFAMFDSKLSVSADYYVKFNRNMLTPLQLPVTFGVATPRTNNGELKSWGWEVEASFRDRIGKDFSYSIGFNLSDNQNKVMNYAGRKVVNAGIVNILEGYPLGSIWGFQTDGYYQSQDEVDKAPFYNARTGVGDVKYVDQNGDDRINIGGGLFDDHGDLIYLGTDQPRYNFGINGGFEWKGFDFFVFFQGVGSRTFYATVNTVNPQVTAPRQPLAIHRDYWTEDNRDAAFPRPYSGGQHNYVFSDKWMLDGKYIRLKNIQLGYSLPASLLQKVHIARARVYFSGQDLLTFSGLGIFDQIFNPEYNNNVEFEYPFAATASIGLNISF from the coding sequence ATGAAACTGCTAGTAATTCTGCTAACTACCGCATTTATGCAGGTCAGCGCAAGTTCCTCCGCACAGCGAATTACCATGAACAAGGTCAATGCCCCGCTGAGCGAAATAATTGATGAGATCAGGACCCAAAGCGGCTACGACTTTCTGTACAACAACAAGGTGTTAAAAGCCACCCATCCCGTTACCATTGATGTCCGGAACGCAAGTATCGAAACGGTGCTCGCTATTTGTTTTGGCCATCAACCGGTAACGTACACTATTTCAGACAATTTTATTGTCATCAAACGAGGCCGCGCTGATAAAACAATCATTCCCGCAGATATAAAAGGGAAAGTGACCGATGAAAAAGGAGCACCGCTGCCCGGCGCTTCCATTAAGGTGAAGGGGACCAACCAGGCCACCAACACCGATGCCAATGGCGAATTTATCCTGAAAAATATTGCACCGGGAGCAGTGCTTGCCGTTTCATTCGTAGGTTTTGTTACGCAGGAAGTTGCCGTTGACGGCCGAAGCGCCATACATATTGTATTGGTCGAAAATACTGAAGCGTTGAATGAAGTCATAGTAGTGGGATATGGAACACAGCAGAAAATTAACCTGACAGGTGCGGTATCCACGGTTGATTCGAAAAGTATCGAAAACAGACCGGTCAGCAATCTTGCTACCGCACTGCAGGGAACATCACCCGGACTTATTGTTACCCGTACTTCCGGGCAACCGGGCAACGAAAATATCGGGATACAACTGAGAGGGGCAACGTCCGCAAACGGAAATGTGAACCCTCTTTTAATTGTAGATGGTGTTTCCGCGCCCATCAGCACCTTGCAATCGTTAAATCCGAATGATGTTGATAATGTGACCTTTTTGAAGGATGCGGCCGCGGCGGCCATCTATGGCGCGCAGGCCGCGGGAGGCGTGATCCTTGTTACGACGAAAAAGGGCGTTGCGGGAAAAACGAAAATTGAATACTCCAACCTGTTCGGCGCCGACAAAATGTTGAATGTTCCCCGGCGGATGACCTTGCTGGAGGAAGCCAGATTCAGCAATTTGTCCGCGGAAAATGCAGGCCTGGCACCGCCGTACCCCGCGGCGGATATTCAGCGGATCATTGATGGCGTGGAATATTACGTAGACCCCGTTGATACGAACAAATATGTTTACCTGAATCAAAAGGACTTTGTCAGCCAGACCATACGCGATGTTACCACTATGCAAACGCATAACATAGCCGTCAGCGGTGGAACGGACAAATTGAACTTCCTGGTTTCCCTGGGAACCTACTCCAAAGATGGCGCCTTTAAAGTGGGCCCGGACATGCACAACCGCTACAACGGAAGGGTGAACCTGGGTGCCAGGCTCAGCAAACATGTATCCATTGAATCAAGGATCTCCTATACGCGCAAAAGAACTGAAATGCCGTCGCGGGATGTTTCCGCATTGCTTTACCAGGCGCTTCGCCTCCGGCAAAAATGGCCCATATTTACCCCGGAAGGCAGACTGAGCGGCGAGGGCTCGTTCTCCGCCAACCAATCTTATGCTTACCTTAAAGAGGGAGGATATAATAACCGTAACGATAATAACTTCGATGGCGTTTTTACACTTAAAATAGCCGATGTTGTAAAAGGCTTGCAGCTGCGCGGCATCTATGGCGGAACATATAACCGGTCAGACCGCGATCATTTCTCCCGCACAGTGGAGTTGTGGCAACGCTATTTCCCGGTGGCTTATATCAACCAGACGAATATGTTTGAAGTCACCCGTGGCGTGTACAACACAAACAACCTGCAATTGCTGGCCGACTATTCTTTACGCCTGGGAGGGAAACATAACTTCCATGTGCTGGCCGGTTACCAGTTTGAGGATAGCAGAAGCTCATCAGTTTACACTTCAGCGCAGAACCTGGCCAGTAATGACCTCCCGACACTTGGTCTTGGTGAAGATGCTACCAAAACGAATAGCCAGACGATCAATACCTATGCATATAAGTCGTATTTCGGCCGCCTTAATTATAATTATCAAAACAGGTATCTCTTCGAAGCAACGATCCGCACCGATGAAAGCTCCAGGCTGGCGCCGGGCTTACGGGTAAAAACATTTCCTTCCGTATCCGCCGGGTGGAACATTCATAAGGAAAACTGGTTTCCCGCAGGCTCCTTTGTTTCTTCATTGAGGCTCCGGGCTTCATGGGGGCAGTTAGGAAGCGCCCTCGGGAACATCATCGGCAACTATGATTTCATGAACATGCTTTCCCGGAACAATAACCTGGTATTGGGTGCCGCGGAAGACCGTACCATGTACTTCTATCAAAGCGTAGTTCCTTCCTCAAGCCTGACATGGGAAACGGTGGAAACCACTAACGGCGGATTTGATTTCGCCATGTTTGACAGCAAATTATCTGTTAGCGCGGACTACTACGTGAAATTCAACAGGAACATGCTCACACCCCTGCAATTGCCGGTAACCTTTGGGGTGGCTACACCGCGTACCAACAACGGGGAACTGAAATCCTGGGGATGGGAGGTAGAGGCCAGTTTCCGGGACAGGATCGGAAAAGATTTCAGCTATTCGATCGGGTTCAACCTGTCAGACAACCAGAACAAAGTCATGAACTATGCCGGAAGAAAAGTGGTGAATGCCGGGATCGTGAATATACTGGAAGGTTATCCATTGGGTTCCATCTGGGGATTTCAGACGGATGGATATTATCAATCGCAGGATGAAGTGGACAAAGCGCCATTTTACAATGCCCGGACAGGCGTAGGGGATGTCAAGTATGTAGATCAGAACGGAGATGACCGCATTAATATTGGCGGCGGGCTGTTTGACGATCATGGCGACCTTATCTATCTCGGAACGGATCAGCCACGTTATAATTTCGGGATCAACGGTGGATTTGAATGGAAAGGATTCGATTTTTTCGTCTTTTTCCAGGGCGTAGGATCACGGACTTTTTATGCAACCGTAAATACGGTGAACCCACAGGTGACAGCACCGCGTCAGCCATTGGCCATTCATAGGGACTACTGGACGGAAGATAACCGGGACGCGGCTTTTCCCCGCCCGTATAGCGGAGGGCAGCATAATTACGTGTTTTCAGATAAATGGATGCTGGACGGAAAATATATCCGTTTGAAAAATATCCAGCTGGGATATTCCCTGCCGGCCAGTCTGTTGCAGAAGGTCCATATAGCAAGAGCGAGGGTCTATTTTAGCGGCCAGGATCTTTTAACATTTTCAGGCCTCGGCATTTTTGATCAGATCTTCAATCCGGAATATAACAATAACGTTGAGTTTGAATATCCATTTGCGGCTACTGCTTCTATTGGACTGAACATTTCATTTTGA
- a CDS encoding pirin family protein, with product MIARKIVRVHTPHAHQGFLGEGHVAKAIIDGNDFRRTDPFMLLMDDRLQLPGGTPAGRPHPHAGFETVTLVIKGDEKDWHTGSLELMTAGKGIIHSEEIISRTDLHILQLWLVLPPEKRWAEPFWQQIRQEDAPTLATGGSQIRVYSGSSNGLTAPLRNHTPFTLVDFTLAGNAVAGQDIPARYNGFLYVLEGEVWAGATKVQAGQSAWLDEADANGESEITFKAGEQGTRFIFYAAAPHGAPVVSHGPFVADTREDIVRLYREYNSGKMPHLNSLPEENRVMYGG from the coding sequence ATGATAGCGCGGAAAATTGTGCGGGTACATACTCCCCACGCTCACCAGGGCTTCCTGGGGGAAGGGCATGTGGCCAAAGCCATTATAGACGGCAATGATTTCAGGCGTACCGACCCGTTTATGCTGCTGATGGACGACAGGTTGCAGCTCCCCGGCGGCACGCCTGCGGGCAGGCCGCATCCCCATGCGGGATTCGAGACCGTGACCCTGGTGATCAAAGGCGATGAAAAGGATTGGCATACCGGCAGCCTGGAGCTGATGACCGCCGGTAAAGGCATTATCCATTCGGAAGAGATCATATCCCGGACGGACCTGCATATTTTGCAGTTGTGGCTGGTATTGCCGCCGGAGAAGCGCTGGGCGGAACCCTTCTGGCAACAGATCCGGCAGGAAGACGCACCCACCCTCGCCACCGGCGGAAGCCAAATACGGGTGTACAGCGGCAGCAGCAATGGCCTGACCGCGCCGCTCCGGAATCATACGCCCTTTACGCTGGTGGATTTCACGCTGGCAGGAAATGCCGTAGCAGGGCAGGACATCCCCGCCCGCTATAACGGGTTCCTGTATGTGCTGGAAGGGGAAGTTTGGGCAGGCGCCACCAAAGTGCAGGCGGGGCAGTCCGCCTGGCTGGATGAGGCAGATGCCAACGGGGAAAGCGAGATCACATTCAAGGCAGGGGAGCAGGGTACGCGGTTCATTTTTTACGCCGCTGCGCCGCATGGGGCGCCGGTGGTAAGCCACGGGCCGTTTGTTGCGGATACCCGGGAGGATATTGTGCGATTGTACCGGGAGTACAACAGCGGGAAAATGCCGCATTTGAACAGTCTGCCGGAGGAGAATAGGGTGATGTATGGAGGCTGA
- a CDS encoding DoxX family protein, translating to MSQKKIRIIGWIISVVLGLLFAFSAFMKLSPDEAALAQAALVGFDEGTYRLIGVIELLSLILFLIPRTGLLGALLLIAYLGGAIATHLQHQDPATMAVAAQVLLWIAMALRYPVLLHQLFPATQRLIKHD from the coding sequence ATGTCACAAAAGAAAATCAGGATCATTGGGTGGATCATCTCTGTTGTATTGGGCCTTTTGTTTGCCTTCAGTGCATTTATGAAATTGTCACCAGACGAGGCCGCCCTGGCGCAGGCAGCATTGGTGGGTTTTGATGAAGGCACTTACCGCCTTATAGGCGTGATAGAGCTGCTGTCGCTCATCCTGTTCCTTATCCCGCGTACCGGCCTGCTTGGGGCGCTGTTGCTGATCGCATATCTGGGTGGTGCTATCGCCACGCATCTGCAGCACCAGGATCCCGCTACCATGGCGGTGGCGGCACAGGTACTGCTTTGGATAGCTATGGCCCTGCGGTATCCGGTGCTGTTGCACCAGCTGTTCCCGGCCACACAGCGATTGATCAAACACGATTAA
- a CDS encoding VOC family protein, whose amino-acid sequence MKTQITTFLTFQENNAEQAMNFYTGLFDNSRIIDIQRYGKDGPGKEGSVMKAVFELNGKEFICSDSFIKHDWTFTPAISNWVECKDEDELDMLFSRLGENGRVMMPLDNYGFGKKFGWVADKFGVSWQLILF is encoded by the coding sequence ATGAAAACGCAGATAACCACATTTTTGACCTTCCAGGAAAACAATGCTGAACAAGCGATGAACTTTTATACCGGTTTATTCGACAACTCACGAATTATTGATATCCAGCGTTACGGAAAAGATGGGCCGGGGAAAGAAGGCTCCGTTATGAAAGCTGTATTTGAGCTGAACGGAAAGGAATTCATTTGCAGCGATAGTTTCATCAAACACGACTGGACGTTCACGCCGGCCATTTCAAATTGGGTGGAATGCAAAGATGAAGATGAACTGGATATGCTTTTTTCCAGGCTCGGGGAAAACGGGCGGGTGATGATGCCGTTGGATAATTATGGTTTTGGTAAAAAGTTTGGATGGGTGGCGGATAAATTCGGGGTTTCCTGGCAGTTGATCTTGTTTTAG
- a CDS encoding DUF262 domain-containing protein has protein sequence MKIIRNTIPISDIYNMMKSGELVVNKSYQRGTGLWPENARSYFIDTILNDFPFPKAVIQQGVDLKTKKSKREIIDGQQRLTTIRDYIDNKFKLTAVSKKFQGLTFDELDEDIRASFLAYEVSIDNIVTATREEILEIFRRINSYTLPLNTAELRHATYQGQFKWFISDLTEVFSPFLENYDIVSIRDISRMMDADLLTECSQICLEGIQARSTSKLEALYKKYDETFTEEEQVRTMLEGAFNFIKDNFNDVFEACNVKSYNFYSLMGALIFNKFNIPDEKDDLVELTSIGHYCVNANRSSELLRRIFGEVDDRNEMGTYSEFVKASISTTQSYKHRLVRIKVLISALQEQ, from the coding sequence ATGAAAATAATTAGAAATACTATCCCGATATCTGATATCTATAATATGATGAAATCAGGTGAACTTGTTGTAAACAAAAGTTATCAAAGGGGTACAGGGCTTTGGCCTGAAAATGCTAGATCATATTTCATTGATACAATATTAAATGATTTTCCATTCCCAAAGGCCGTAATTCAACAGGGTGTTGATTTAAAAACGAAAAAGTCGAAAAGAGAAATTATTGACGGTCAACAGAGATTAACAACAATTCGAGATTACATCGACAACAAATTTAAGTTAACAGCCGTCAGCAAGAAGTTTCAGGGATTAACGTTTGATGAATTAGATGAAGATATTCGAGCCAGCTTTCTGGCTTACGAAGTTTCAATTGACAATATCGTTACGGCCACGAGAGAAGAGATTCTTGAAATTTTCAGGAGAATAAACTCCTATACTTTACCATTAAATACTGCGGAACTACGACATGCTACTTATCAAGGTCAATTTAAATGGTTTATAAGTGATCTAACAGAAGTTTTCAGTCCGTTTCTCGAAAATTACGACATCGTAAGCATTAGAGATATTTCAAGAATGATGGATGCGGATTTATTAACTGAGTGTAGCCAAATTTGCTTAGAGGGCATACAAGCGAGATCAACGAGTAAGTTAGAAGCTTTATATAAAAAGTATGATGAAACTTTTACGGAAGAAGAGCAGGTGAGAACAATGCTTGAGGGCGCATTCAACTTCATAAAGGATAATTTTAACGACGTATTTGAGGCCTGCAACGTAAAATCTTACAATTTTTATTCCCTAATGGGTGCCTTAATATTCAACAAGTTCAATATTCCGGATGAAAAAGACGACCTGGTTGAATTAACTTCTATAGGTCATTACTGTGTTAATGCCAATAGAAGTTCTGAACTTCTTAGACGAATATTCGGTGAAGTGGATGACAGAAACGAGATGGGAACATATTCGGAATTTGTAAAAGCATCGATCTCAACAACTCAAAGCTACAAGCATCGATTGGTTCGAATAAAGGTTTTAATTTCCGCATTACAGGAACAATGA
- a CDS encoding RNA polymerase sigma-70 factor — translation MKAYNTFTDNELYLLLVQDNEEAFTILYHRYWKRMLYKAAIKLQSNADAEEVVQDAFTDIWKSRHRTQIQNSFHTYIAAVIRYKVMAKMASNKRGITEAVHALHVEDNATEQWLSFNALRNEIERSVKALPEKCQLVFRMSRERGMSDKEIARDLNISPKTVEAHISRALKFLRVYINKSLSILAFITTIITKA, via the coding sequence ATGAAGGCGTATAACACTTTCACCGATAATGAATTGTATCTTCTGTTAGTTCAGGACAACGAAGAGGCATTTACCATTTTATACCATCGGTATTGGAAGCGCATGTTATACAAAGCCGCTATAAAGTTACAATCCAATGCTGATGCGGAAGAGGTTGTTCAGGACGCCTTTACAGACATCTGGAAAAGCAGGCATCGCACACAAATACAAAATAGTTTTCATACCTATATTGCTGCCGTCATACGTTACAAGGTGATGGCAAAGATGGCCTCCAATAAACGGGGAATCACGGAAGCTGTGCATGCGTTGCATGTGGAAGACAACGCCACCGAGCAATGGCTCAGCTTTAATGCGCTGCGGAACGAAATCGAAAGATCGGTGAAAGCCCTGCCGGAGAAGTGCCAGCTGGTATTTCGGATGAGCCGGGAAAGAGGTATGAGCGATAAAGAAATAGCGCGGGACCTGAATATTTCCCCGAAAACGGTGGAGGCCCATATCTCCAGGGCGCTTAAATTCCTGCGTGTTTATATCAATAAATCCCTTTCCATTCTTGCATTTATCACTACGATCATAACGAAAGCGTAG
- a CDS encoding FecR family protein, with protein MTRPTRAQLNELADKWLKGTITPSEKELLDKWYDLDAAEPLTWDDESEEQLAARLRNNINTRKNPSYSSGRRWQIPAAAIVLIALGIGAYLYVLRSDPPGQVAVMNKEVKPGRNQAILTLGNGEKIVLTDAANGEVASRSGVKITKTADGQLIYDAANATDDSSPLEYNSIEAPAGGQWQVKLPDGSVIFLNASSGITYPTRFVGNERKVQMTGEAYFEIIPDKKMPFRVESRGQTVEVLGTHFNIMAYADEKMIRTTLLEGSVRIVTDSESKMLEPGEQAQLAGNNLKVARDVDMEEVVAWKNGYFKFNESLESIMAKIARWYDVDVEYRDKPASDLTFSGKISRSRDISGILKMLEYTGDVHFKLEGRKVIVTK; from the coding sequence ATGACACGACCGACACGGGCGCAGCTGAACGAACTGGCCGATAAGTGGTTGAAGGGCACTATTACGCCATCGGAAAAGGAGTTGCTGGACAAATGGTATGACCTGGACGCAGCGGAGCCCCTTACCTGGGATGACGAGTCTGAAGAGCAACTGGCTGCACGTTTACGCAATAATATCAATACGCGGAAAAATCCCTCATATTCCTCCGGAAGAAGGTGGCAAATCCCCGCCGCCGCAATTGTATTGATCGCGTTGGGAATAGGCGCTTACTTATATGTTTTAAGATCAGATCCCCCCGGGCAGGTGGCTGTAATGAATAAGGAAGTCAAACCCGGAAGAAACCAGGCGATACTGACGTTGGGCAACGGGGAAAAAATTGTTCTTACCGATGCGGCAAACGGAGAAGTGGCGAGCCGCTCCGGCGTGAAGATTACAAAAACCGCCGACGGACAACTCATATATGATGCCGCTAATGCCACCGATGACAGCTCGCCGCTGGAATACAACTCCATAGAAGCCCCCGCCGGCGGGCAGTGGCAGGTAAAGCTGCCGGACGGTTCGGTGATATTCCTGAACGCTTCATCAGGCATTACCTATCCAACACGCTTCGTTGGTAACGAAAGAAAAGTACAAATGACAGGGGAAGCATATTTTGAAATAATACCCGATAAGAAAATGCCATTCCGGGTGGAAAGCCGCGGGCAGACAGTTGAAGTATTGGGAACACATTTTAATATAATGGCCTATGCCGATGAAAAGATGATCAGGACTACGCTCCTGGAAGGATCTGTGAGGATCGTTACGGATTCGGAATCAAAAATGCTGGAACCGGGCGAGCAGGCGCAATTGGCGGGAAATAACCTGAAAGTTGCCCGTGACGTGGATATGGAGGAAGTGGTGGCCTGGAAAAACGGGTACTTTAAATTCAATGAAAGCCTCGAAAGCATCATGGCAAAGATCGCAAGATGGTACGATGTAGATGTGGAATACCGGGATAAGCCCGCTTCAGACCTTACCTTCTCGGGAAAGATCTCAAGGTCGAGAGATATATCCGGAATTTTAAAGATGTTGGAATATACAGGGGATGTTCACTTTAAACTGGAGGGAAGAAAAGTGATCGTTACTAAATAA